ACCACCCAGGGCAGGGCCATCACAACTGTCACTCAGTCCACACCAGCTCCTGGACCCTCTGTACCTGTAAGTGCAGTAATTTACTGGCAGAATCATTAAATGATCTCACGACCACAGCTGAGTCATGGTAATCTCAGCAGATTTCTGTCTGAAGACTGCATGTCTTTAGCTGATAGCATTATGTGGGAGACATCATttcctaatttttttttccccccattatGACCCATCTGTATGTTTCAACTTTGTGTCTCTCCAGTCGATCTCATCAATCACAGAGAGCGTGAGTACTGCTGCCAGCTCCACAGAGGAACCGATGCAAACTGATGAGACGGCATCAGCGGAAGCTGCACCTGCAGTGGAGGGAGCCACCGCGATGGAGACGCAAGCAGAGGTAAATACAGTGCAATGTCACAAAAAAGCCAGTGTGGGCCTGAAGTCCATTCAGTCAAGGATATATTGTCTATATGACGTGCAATGTGTTCTCTCAGGGAGAAGCAGCCACAGCTACAGCCTTGAATTTGCCCTCAGAGCTGATGTCCGAGGGTCAGGGTGCCACACTCATGGTGACAGGGCTGTCGGACGAGGAGCTGGCTGTTACTGCAGCGGCAGAGGCTGCTGCTCAGGCGGCAGCTACTGAAGAAGCCCAGGCTCTCGCTATCCAGGCTGTGCTCCAGGCAGCCCAGCAAGCCGTAATGAGTGAGTTCAACTATAGTCATTagttcaatggtgttcattatgtctttagtttctgataatgactttagttgttcttttatctcagacatgttaggatgttacataccttgacatgtttcggcaGAAACTTCcaccttcctcagaagtgtcacttggtggtggttgtgacgcGTCTTTATCAGATGGTGGCGTGACCCGGTCACACCTCCCTTATATCAGCTGATTGACATATCAACTGATGAAGACATAACCACCACCAAGTAACACTTCTGAGGAACGTGGAAGTGTccgccgaaacatgtcaaggtatgtaacatccaaacatgtctgagataaaagaacaactaaagtcattaacTATAGTCATTGTTCTCTGCTTATTTGgttttgatttgaatttggACAGTAACATCATAGTTCAAGGTTTGTCTCTAGTAAAGTGGGGAAAAGACatggaaaaataaatgcattctTTGCTCTCAAACAGTTAACTGAATTATTCATCAATTTCTCACAGGGCTGTCATGGTTGTAGCCTGTTTAAATTCGTAAATATTTTGTATGTGTACAGATGAAGGTGATTCCACTGGAGAGAGCCAGCAACCCACCAACATCCCCATCATGTTGACCCAGCAGGAGCTCGCAGCGCTGgtccaacagcagcagcagctgcagctgcaggaggcTCAGGCTGCTGCACAGCAGGCCAGCGTGGACACAAACTTGCCCACTGAAGGTCTTGCCCCTGCTGACAGCCTCAACGACCCTTCTGTCGAGAGCAACGGACACAATGAGATGGCTGCCGCAGTCACCAGTGCAGTGGCGTCACTGCTGCCACGCACCACTGCTGAGAGTAAGACTTGGTGTtttttcgttttgttttttcctcagtAAATACCTTGGATATCTTTTTGTACAGTAGATTGACCTTTCTGTGTTGTGCCTTTCACTCCACAGCACTCGCTCCATCAAGCACATTTGCACCCTCTGTATCAGTGGCAAGTCCAGCcaagctgcaagcagcagccGCACTAGCAGAGGTCGCCAACGGGATTGAGGGAGAGGTGAGTTATTGTACAACATCTGGCTGGTTCAGCAAGGTCAAAGAGAGAAGAAATGTAACCATGTATCATTTGTTTTCTCACAGAAGCAAGCCCCTCAGCCAACCCCCGTGAAGCCTGTTGTAAAAAAAGAGAACCAGTGGTTTGATGTTGGAATTGTTAAAGTGACAAATATGGTTGTCACACACTTCTATGTGCCAGGAGATGATTCTCAAGGAGATGTAAGTGTCTCAGGAGGCTCCTTTCATGCTTAGATGACTGTGTGTTAGTGTGCTCAGTGCATCTCTaatctctgttttgtttggtAGGATGACTCTGGCATCATGCCAGACTACAGCCAGATGAAGAAAATGGAGCTGCAGCCTGGAACAGCTTACAAGTTCCGTGTTGCAGGAATCAACGCTTGTGGTCGCGGAGCTTTCTCCGAGATTTCTGCTTTCAAAACTTGCCTACCAGGCTTCCCAGGGGCACCCTGCGCCATCAAAATCAGCAAGGTAAACACATCAGTAAAGCCCTTTGGCTTGTTGTCCTCTTTCTTTGGAATTGATATACAGGTGTGTAAACATGACGATAACACCAGCTGTTCTCATGAGCCATGCTTTCAGGCACCATGTAATAATCTATTACTCTCCCTCCACAGAGCCCAGATGGTGCCCACCTGACCTGGGAGCCACCCTCAGTGACGTCGGGGAAGATAATCGAATACTCTGTGTACCTGGCTATCCAGAGCAACCAGACAGCTGAAGCCAAGGCCTCCACCCCGGCACAACTAGCCTTCATGCGTGTGTACTGTGGACCCAACCCCTCTTGCTTGGTGCAGTCGTCCAGCCTCTCCAATGCCCACATCGACTATACCACCAAGCCAGCCATCATCTTCCGCATCGCCGCCCGCAATGAGAAGGGCTACGGTCCCGCCACCCAAGTTCGATGGCTTCAAGGTAAGCAAACAGATTCACAAACCTAGTCctaaggcctagtccacacgcaTACAGGTATTTTTTGAAACTAGGTTTTCCCTCCTTTGtccataaaaaaacatcatcaacacACACGGTTTTAAAGAAGACCCTGTcgaaataaaaaagcaaaacacaatTGAAGTGAtgtcaagagcatgccaaaccaacAGGCAGCAATATATCCAATCCTGGCACCGCGCAAAGACGATGATGGCCAATCAGAAGGCTACCTGAAGCACTGACCTCCATGGCGCGATCTGGCGCATCTGTTCCTTAATATAGTGGAAGATAATTtatgtgaaaatgtaaaaatcctGTTGATGGGGTTAGCGCCAGCACTACAAAGGAGGTAACAGTGCACACTCTGATGTTACAAGCTAAAAACTTATCTGTCTACACGTCACATAAAAAACAGAGTTTCTGAAAATCTTTGCCCTGGACAGAGGTTTTCAAAAGATGAGTTTACAGTAATCTAAAATGTAGTTAGTGTGTGGATGAAAAGCCAAAACTCACACAGACAAGCTATGTTTTCAATAAACACATGTACGTGTGGACAAGGCCTTATACCCAAATATTAGTAAGTAAGCAGGTCTTTATTGGGCCAAGAGATATATGTTAACAATTTTTCTGCTCTGTAGAATCCGGCAAAGATGCTGCCTCTGCAAAACCGGCCCCCAAAAGACCAGGCACCTCTCCTGATACGTAAGTCCAGTATTGATGCCGCATACCGTGCACACAGGCCACACTGatgaataaaacatgcaaactcactCTGCTTTTATGTGTGCTCTTGCAGTAAGGCTACTGGTCCAAAGAAAGCAAGGACGGACCAGTGAGGTTGCCCAGAGATCCCTCCCAGTCTTTTGTCCTTTTTCCACTCGCTGTCCTTTTATCAGGAAGACTGACCTTCAcccctccttcacctcctcatcctcatcctaaTGTCATCCTCCACCCTCAAGTCTCAGATCAAGACAGCATTGGAGGCAGAACAACCGTATGAAGCTGAGATGAAAGTCAATCTGAGAGATGTTTCTGTAGATAAAAACCCTCCTTCTTCCTCGTTCTGTTGGTTGTACTATTTTTAGAGCAACACAAACTTAGAAGCACATTATCTTTTTCAGTCACATCCCCTTCCATCGTTTAACATCTATTTTTGGCTTGTTTCAGTAGTTGAGCAGTATAGAGAAGCATTTACATCTTTCACAAACTGGGAGCCAGCCTGAGCGCaatgttaccttttttttttttttttttttttttttttttttgtctgttttgtgaaTCCTGGGGGGATGTAGAGAGAGACTACACAAAATGATGTACAGTGTTGAAAAAGGCTGTGGAGGCATTAGCTTAGATGAGAGGAAACATCGGTATGGATACAAATAAAGCACTTGTCCTCAGCGACAGaggacataatttttttttttcctttcctttttgctcaaattTGCTTCATCGAGAACCAAGTCTGTAGTCATCGTACTGGACTCCAGTCTCCTGGTAATGTCATCACTGTGTGCTTTTTACCCCAAGATGAGGACTGGTTGCCGACACTTCAAagtggacaaaaagaaaaaaaaagacgacGAAGAGATTTGTAGAGAATGAATGACAGACTTTGCTAGGACTGAGACTtgcagcacacacaaaaaaaaaaatcttgcaaaATCTTCCCAAAAAATTAGCAAGCAATGACGCAGAAGATCTTTTGTGtagtttatttttgtattttttaagctttttttttctcctgtgtgtatgtgtatgttgtgtgcatttttaaaaacatcactttttttaactgttgttCATCCCCATAGTTTGTGTTCGTGGGAAGACCGGTGGCTGTGTTGAGGTTGCcactatatttttaaaaatcttcatTCAGTTGGTTGTATGTTCTTGTTGTTAACAGGTGGTTATGAACGAGAGAAAGACTTTTGTATTTGTTCCAAGTAGAACCCGCAGAGGTTATAGGACTGAAGGGAACTTTGAAGTGGACCCAGGGAGAGGAGAGTTTTTACTTTGTTTACTACTCAATGCTTGTGTTGCTTTGTTTGCCAAACATGGAATTTCACGGGGTATGAGGAAAACAACATCAGATCTTTTCATACCTTTTCCCCTGATATCCCGATCAGTTGTCCTACGCTTTTTATGCTCATGAATGTGGTGTCTAACCTCTTCTTTAATTTTTAGAATGGCAAATTATATTAGTAGACATATTTTCCCTATCCTATTGATGTATGTGAATCCATTtaataaattttaatttttttttccttccacgGCTCTGTATTTCAGACTACAGATGGTGTGCAAGCTAACTGTGATGTGTAAACCCGTATGTCTTTGAATGGGGATGTCTTGGGAAGAAAGCTTACATAGCCGGAGTGTACTCACTTGTAAATTAGTTCGTTCATAGAgcaagaataaaacaaacaaaaaaaaacatcttggcCTTTTATATAATTACCTGTAACAAACTGTTTTTACATGTTGGTCATCTCTTGATTGCCTTTTGTGTCTTTACttataaaagaaacaaatatatatatataaatatatatagtcTCCCTGATTGTTCTAATTTGCTTCTGTCAAGCTGATTCACTGTAGGAGTCTGAATCACTGCTAGGTTCATTACAATACAAGGATTTGTACAGGGAGGAGGTTTCTGACCGGACATGAGTGTATATCTACTTTGTAAGGGCGGATTCAGTTGTGATGGTAACGGCCAGGAAGATCAGAGCCAAGGTGTTCGCTTGCCGCCTTTTCTCCGGCTGGCGCCTTGGCTTCCGTTTGTGGTTTCTCCCAATTTCTTTCTAGAAATGAACTTTCTCTTCATATGCATTCataatttttgtgtgtgtcagtgtgtctgttgAACAAAACTAGACATGCATGCAAAAGCAGTGTATTTTAGTAGTGATGCCTTAAGTTAGACCATAAGCTGAAGGttctcaaaaaaagaaaaaaacatttaatgagTTTGTTCCTCTCTCCATGTGGTATACAATTGTGTCCTTTCCTTCCACAGTACCTTTGCTGGGTCACTATTTTTGCACCCTCGTTAGATAGGTCATCATCAGCAGTGTCGAGGTCTCTCTGAACTTTTCCCTCCCACACTGGGACGAGTGCTGCTCTCAGCACTCACAGGTGTTGCGAGTTTCTCTCGGCTGTTTGCAGGTTATCTGGAAATGTCCTGTATTttccaatgtgtgttttttgtactGTAGGGAGTAATGTATCTTTTATcatcaaaaaataaacatgttaaacatatggagattttgtgtctttcttatTTTTCACTACAAAGATTAAGAAGTGACTCAATCACCTGTCGTAAGCCGCTCTGAGCCGCTCTCAGAAATGACTTTTCCACATCTAGATCCTCCTTTGCGCTTCCTTCAAAGTACTCTGCTCCTATTTCCTCACACCACTGCAGGGCCTTCCTGCCAGACACCTGCAGGGAGAGAGTCACAGTTCGAACATCAAACAGGGCTGACATGACAGCAGAGGGCGCGTAAAGTGCAACAACAATCTCAAAGTCACAAATTTAGTTCTATAATAAAGATGTGAGCAAGATGTGCCGTAGAAATATTTGGTGACAAGCTGCAACACTGGGAAGTTATTTCTTACATCATGTACTATTGTACTATTAGAGAACAGCTCACAATTAATGAAATTTACTTTCGCACATTTCTCAACTCATCCTTAACATTTAGAGTAAGTGCATTTCTCTGATCAATTCATACAAGCAGCACCACACAATGGATTACTTACAAAAGCCTGTAACCTGCTCATAATCCTTTATTTGTTTCTCTAAAGTAAATATGTCACTACCATCGGAGTGACGGTCCTTTTGTCACTGTTTACAAACAAGATAGTCAAAATGCGTAGTCATTGTTAACAATGTAACGTGTTAATGGCTAAGGTTCTGATGATAGTGATTTAAATTGCACAAAGCTGCACTTCTACTTTTCCTGTATGGCGCATATATGAATTTCAACAATACAAAGTTACACATGATTGTATGACGGAGATTGATTGCGAGAGACAGGGTGATATTTCCATTTATGTCTTTACTGTTTGTACTCTAATTTGTTGACAGACTGTGTCACTGCCATACACAAGGCTGTTTTACAGCACCACACAGCACACaagaaaaacatacaatattagaaatgtaaatataaaaaacacCCCTGAGGCAGAGCTGGACACGCAGTGCTGTGTGGGGAACTGCAGTGCAGTCTTTCTACATGTTCCTTTCTGTCAGGCCAAAGATTCTCATCCACATCACAGCGGATATCTTCTCTATCGATGCAGCACAGAGAGAATCTTTTGAAACGTCTTATCCTTAAGATAAGATGCACCCATGAGCTATTTCAGAGAACTGCTTGATCAAACACTTCGCACATTCCCCTTCATTAATGAAAGTTGAGATTCACCTGAGAGCACGTCATTAATTCAGGACACGTTTACAAAAATTGTTTGATAGAAATGTATGGGGAATATGTTTGACAGATTGGATTGATATGACAACCGATTCAGCAATTTAGCATGTAATAACTCATGCAATGAACTGATGCCTGGATGTTTTGAGGGGTAAAACTGTTCAACAGAGAACCAATATCATACATTTTGATCAGCATGACAAGCAACTGATGATGTAGCAAACAAAAATCGGtgatggaggaagtattcagatcttttacttaactAAAATTAATAATTCCACAGTGCAGAAAtgctgttacaagtaaaagtactaaaatatactgtaagtatcaaaagtaaaaatactaattatgcagaatggcccatcttagaatattatatattatgttACTAGTTTAtgattattgatgcattcaCATGTTCATCACCTTAATGTTGCAGCTTGTGAAGATAGGTATCAAAAGGTATCAAATACATGTAGTGGATAAGTATAATAATTATAACAACATTCAAATTACAccagttaaagggacagttcactccaaaatcaaaaatacataggttatttttcctcttaaatgtggtgttatttatcaatctagattgttttggtgtgaagcGTGCATGTACTCATGGACAAggggcttgtgcttgtgacagcccaagatgtaaacattaatggcgtcatcctcggctgagctgtaacatcagTGGTGCCAGGTGAGCTAACAGTAGATGTACATTTCCTTCTTGTGATGATATGGATGGCTGGCATCATTCAGTTtgaaggaaaatagttcctacatgaaactgctcacaacaaggtctgtggattatcttgagtggccgggtcatgatttctggaaagagatatcgctgttgagtttttcagatgtattattttggcgctttgagcaccacaagccaagtgccattgagttccattatattggagagaaggcagacatctctacagctgatgtcTCCTACATcaagcaactcacaccaaaacaatccagactgataaatagcgccacaagtaagaggaagaatatgtatttttgattttgggatgaatgGTCCCTTTAAACTTTTGCATCTATGGTTCACTATGTCACTTTACAGGATGGCACTTTCACTGACCTCCCTGTCGCTCAGGTCAGTCTTGTTGCCCACTACAATGAAGGGGAAGTCGGATGGGTCCTGGGGCTCGCCCTGGATCAGAAACTCCttcctccactccaccagggcaGAGAAACtggctctggatgtgacatCAAACACCAGCATGCAGCAGTGGGCTCCTCTGTACAGAGGTGTCCCCAGAGACTGGAACCTCTCTGTACCCGCTGTGTCCCAGATCTAAAGGAACATTAAACCCCCCTTTAATATCACCATGTACTGCTGCTCCTGCATGGATGTGTGGCGGTGtctcactgtggctgtgcaGGTGGACTGACCTGCAGGTTGACTGTGTCCCCGTCTATGGTGACTGTTTTGCAGAGGAAGTCAGTGCCGATGGTGGCCCGGTACATGTTGGTGAAGCGGTGATTCACATATCTGTTCATGAAGGAGGACTTTCCCACCCTGTGTAAACATCATACAGAGGTACAACACATATCTCTCTCCTTTCACAGACATCTGGCAATTCGGATTTTTCACACACTGCGCTGTTATAATAATAACTTTTCGGAAAATCCAGTAGAATTTGGACCGCAGGATTTAATAAATCTTAGAGTAAATGAAAGTGAAACAACTGTCCACGGCGCAGTAAACACAAGCTTTACAACAAGatacaataacattttaaaaacgaAGCAAGTCCTCGTTACCCGGAGTTTCCTATGAGGATTATTTTCAGTGTCACCGGACTTTCTGTGTCGCTCATGGTCACATCTGTTGGGCTTGATTTCCACTGGagcttcagctgctgctgctgccttcaGGAACCCTTCGGAATCGTGCCTTTCCAACATTTGACGCATGTCTCAGTGGTGTGTCATGGTGATTTTAATCAGGGTGTTAGAAACATTGAGTCTGGGTCTAACAAATTAATATTATTTCaactgtataataataataataataagaagaagaagaagaagaagaagaggaagaagaagaagaagaagaagaaaagtaaaaattattatatttttttttaatgtagtaAGGAACACTactattttttcaaaaatgtgctCTCTTTTACTGTTAACATAACTTATTGCTCCTACCTACCTAGTTGCACTATTGTATCATACTGCAAAACTTCactaaatcactgaaatcaaaaggcctatatttgggacaggcgtctatatgggacaggcctatAAATcctttttacacaaaactgctgCTCAGAAAAGACAGGAAATACA
This region of Epinephelus fuscoguttatus linkage group LG1, E.fuscoguttatus.final_Chr_v1 genomic DNA includes:
- the si:dkey-13a21.4 gene encoding ras-related protein rab7, coding for MSDTESPVTLKIILIGNSGVGKSSFMNRYVNHRFTNMYRATIGTDFLCKTVTIDGDTVNLQIWDTAGTERFQSLGTPLYRGAHCCMLVFDVTSRASFSALVEWRKEFLIQGEPQDPSDFPFIVVGNKTDLSDREVSGRKALQWCEEIGAEYFEGSAKEDLDVEKSFLRAAQSGLRQYKKHTLENTGHFQITCKQPRETRNTCEC